In the Clupea harengus chromosome 16, Ch_v2.0.2, whole genome shotgun sequence genome, one interval contains:
- the LOC105902347 gene encoding NACHT, LRR and PYD domains-containing protein 12-like — translation MAVAGVVTASKGILVVVNNALLLQSQLQKAKRNKKSFEELATRVKDVAEVLETLTNQGVEENVVEKGLEIFERALESAEKLLQKYGCSNVFMHCVKAGGFGDRFARVNTQLNEAEQHLTLTLAVEQRQKQVDESKKKAEDEETRGPATLQKVLTDHKKRMQQRYGAVFEGLVQNNKKTPLNKIFTQLYITEGESEEVNRDHEIWQIEEAFRKQNKQHTAISINDIFKGEERHIRTVMTKGVAGVGKTVSVQKFILDWAEGLANDDVNFILCLPFRELNLLKDDEYSLRDLMFDFYEELGPLTNMLNFQEFKVVFILDGLDECRFPLDFQKSKHVSKIEEKTSLDILITNLLKGNLLQSALVWITSRPAAAGLVPSEHIDRCTEVRGFNDEQKIEYFKKKLGDDPHAEKIIAHVKTTRSLFIMCHIPVFCCIAATVMQRIMAEGNTEQIPTTLTEMYVLFLCTQLKMTNHKFVGNKMMDRKAFLEENKDGILKLAELAFRKLEGTDGSILFYEDDLRESGISLEHASVLCTEFFKVDRMMFQKRFYSFVHLSIQEFLAALHVFASFLKKDMEALKPFLEKRPKKVFLYLLLKSATAKALQSNNGHLDLFVRFLMGISLDSNQSFLQGLLPEPLDEDKEDNIKSMKLIVKHIDSLVLKDLSPERFINLINCLTELQDNSLHKELQLYLQYIKCPGTALKPAHCSALANMILLSEEPLEEFDLKRYNVGDEDRERLVPAVRWCKKARLAECKLSAYCGEIVASALQSEHSPLRVLNLEMSYLTLPGLNAVCSGLTTPHCKLQALSLAGCRCVSDFRLCVVLGKALQSISSHLTELDLSYNILCSDEDMRALASGLKNPGCKVGKLRLRKCSLTDHGCEMLASVLCLEPCCLRELDLRDNKLNDKGIELLSEAMKTPQCNLEKLRLAGCKLTESSWKCLMPVFLGELDLSESSLQLLELEQLSVALRSPDCRVNTLRLQQCFLKNGHCEVLALVLSSDGSHLRELDLGDNDLQDSGVELLSSGLKNSQCTLETLRLSFCGVTEKGCENLASALSANPSYLRELDLSYNHPGETGVQLLTEKKDDPDCKLETLNVDNNAECWMKSGLRKYSCELTLDTNTMNQQLYLSEGNRRVTCVFTEDDYPSHSERFANVEQVLATDGFSGRCYWEAECHASCVYLGMTYKDVERRGGHLGHNEKSWALRCDEIGWSTFSPVTAYHNNDMIMIESPGCTSSRVGVYLDWPTGTLSFYSVCSDTLTHLHTFHHRFTEPLYPGIGFISDFHSDNSVLLCEIE, via the exons ATGGCAGTTGCGGGTGTTGTCACAGCTTCCAAAGGGATTTTGGTTGTTGTGAACAATGCCTTGTTACTGCAAAGTCAGTTACAGAAAGCaaagagaaacaagaaaagCTTTGAAGAACTTGCGACTCGCGTGAAGGATGTGGCAGAGGTGCTGGAAACACTGACAAACCAGGGTGTGGAGGAAAACGTGGTGGAGAAAGGGCTTGAGATATTTGAACGTGCTTTAGAGTCTGCAGAAAAACTCCTGCAAAAATATGGATGCTCCAATGTATTCATGCATTGTGTAAAGGctggtggttttggtgatcgTTTTGCGAGGGTTAATACTCAGCTGAATGAAGCCGAACAACACCTGACCCTCACCCTTGCGgtggaacagagacagaaacaagtGGATGAGAGCAAGAAGAAGGCAGAGGATGAAGAAACCAGAG gTCCTGCCACTCTCCAGAAAGTCTTAACAGACCACAAGAAGCGTATGCAGCAGCGATATGGCGCTGTGTTTGAGGGCCTTGTGCAGAACAACAAGAAGACGCCTCTCAACAAGATTTTCACTCAGCTCTACATTACGGAGGGGGAGAGCGAAGAGGTCAACAGAGACCATGAAATATGGCAGATTGAGGAGGCATTCAGGAAGCAAAACAAGCAACACACTGCAATTAGCATCAATGACATCTTTAAAGGGGAGGAAAGGCACATCAGAACTGTGATGACCAAGGGTGTTGCTGGTGTTGGAAAGACTGTGTCCGTGCAGAAGTTTATACTAGACTGGGCAGAGGGTCTAGCCAATGATGATGTGAATTTCATCCTCTGTCTCCCCTTCAGAGAACTTAACCTGCTCAAAGATGACGAGTATAGTCTTCGAGACCTTATGTTTGATTTCTATGAGGAGCTTGGACCACTGACAAACATGCTTAACTTCCAGGAATTTAAGGTTGTGTTCATTCTCGACGGTCTGGATGAGTGCAGATTTCCGCTGGATTTTCAGAAAAGCAAACATGTATCCAAAATCGAAGAGAAGACATCGTTGGACATACTGATAACCAACCTCCTTAAGGGGAATCTTCTTCAATCAGCCTTAGTATGGATAACTTCACGTCCAGCAGCCGCAGGTCTGGTCCCTTCCGAACACATTGACCGGTGTACCGAAGTACGGGGATTCAACGACGAACAGAAGATTGAGTACTTCAAGAAGAAACTCGGTGATGATCCCCATGCAGAGAAAATCATCGCCCATGTCAAGACAACAAGGAGCCTCTTCATCATGTGCCATATACCAGTCTTCTGCTGCATCGCAGCCACTGTGATGCAGCGCATTATGGCCGAGGGAAACACTGAGCAGATTCCTACAACTCTCACAGAAATGTACGTCCTATTCCTTTGTACGCAGCTGAAGATGACAAACCACAAGTTTGTTGGAAACAAGATGATGGACAGGAAAGCTTTCCTGGAAGAAAACAAGGACGGTATCCTCAAGCTAGCAGAACTTGCCTTCCGCAAATTAGAAGGGACCGATGGCTCAATCCTGTTTTACGAAGACGACCTGAGAGAGAGCGGTATCAGTTTGGAACACGCATCGGTCCTGTGCACAGAATTCTTCAAGGTGGACCGTATGATGTTTCAGAAGAGGTTCTACAGCTTTGTGCACCTCAGTATACAGGAATTCCTTGCTGCCCTCCACGTGTTTGCCTCCTTCCTCAAGAAGGACATGGAGGCACTGAAGCCTTTTCTTGAGAAGAGACCAAAGAAGGTGTTCCTTTACCTACTCCTGAAGAGTGCCACAGCCAAAGCCCTTCAGAGCAACAATGGACACCTGGATCTCTTTGTCCGCTTCCTGATGGGAATCTCGCTGGATTCCAACCAGTCCTTTCTGCAAGGCCTGCTGCCAGAACCCttggacgaggacaaggaagacaACATCAAGTCCATGAAATTGATAGTCAAGCACATCGATTCTTTGGTACTGAAGGATCTTTCCCCTGAGAGATTCATAAACCTAATTAACTGCCTGACTGAACTTCAGGACAACTCTCTCCACAAGGAGCTGCAGCTGTACCTGCAGTATATAAAGTGCCCTGGAACAGCGCTTAAGCCAGCCCACTGTTCTGCACTGGCCAACATGATCCTGCTGTCAGAGGAGCCACTGGAGGAGTTTGACCTCAAACGCTACAACGTGGGAGACGAGGATAGAGAGAGGCTCGTGCCGGCTGTTAGGTGGTGCAAGAAAGCCAG GCTTGCTGAATGCAAGCTCTCGGCTTACTGTGGGGAGATCGTGGCCTCAGCCCTTCAGTCAGAGCACTCACCTCTGAGGGTGTTGAATCTGGAGATGAGCTACCTCACTTTGCCTGGGCTGAACGCAGTCTGCTCTGGTCTCACAACCCCACACTGCAAACTGCAGGCTCTGAG TCTAGCTGGTTGCAGATGCGTGTCAGACTTtaggctgtgtgttgtgctgggcAAGGCTCTCCAGTCCATCAGCTCCCACCTCacagagctggacctgagcTACAATATCCTATGCAGTGATGAGGACATGAGGGCACTCGCCTCTGGACTCAAGAATCCGGGCTGTAAGGTTGGGAAACTGAG GTTGCGGAAGTGCTCCCTTACAGATCATGGTTGTGAGATGCTGGCAAGTGTTCTCTGCTTGGAACCGTGCTGCTTGAGAGAGCTGGACTTGAGGGACAACAAGTTGAATGACAAGGGAATAGAGCTGCTGTCTGAGGCAATGAAGACCCCACAATGTAACCTGGAGAAATTGAG actTGCTGGCTGTAAACTAACTGAGTCGTCCTGGAAGTGTTTGATGCCAGTCTTTCTGGGggagctggacctgagtgaGAGCAGCCTGCAGCTGTTAGAGCTAGAGCAGCTGTCAGTAGCGCTGAGGAGCCCAGACTGCAGAGTGAACACCCTCAG gCTGCAACAGTGCTTTCTGAAGAATGGCCACTGTGAAGTTTTGGCTTTAGTCCTCAGTTCAGATGGGTCCCACCTGAGAGAACTGGACCTGGGAGACAACGATCTGCAGGActcaggagtggagctgctctCCTCTGGACTCAAGAACTCACAATGCACACTGGAAacactgag gttGTCGTTCTGTGGTGTGACTGAGAAAGGCTGTGAGAATCTGGCTTCTGCCCTAAGTGCAAACCCCTCCTACCTGagagagctggacctgagtTACAATCACCCAGGAGAGACAGGAGTCCAACTCCTGACTGAGAAAAAGGATGACCCagactgcaaactggagacactcAA TGTGGACAACAATGCAGAGTGCTGGATGAAGTCAGGACTCAGGAAAT ATtcctgtgagctcacactggacACCAACACCATGAACCAGCAGCTCTACTTGTCCGAAGGGAACCGGAgggtgacgtgtgtgtttaCGGAAGACGACTACCCGTCCCATTCAGAGAGGTTTGCGAACGTCGAGCAGGTTCTGGCCACAGATGGTTTCTCAGGCCGCTGCTACTGGGAAGCTGAGTGTCATGCCAGCTGTGTTTATCTAGGCATGACTTACAAAGACGTTGAAAGGCGAGGGGGACACCTCGGACACAACGAGAA